A window of Myxococcales bacterium contains these coding sequences:
- a CDS encoding SH3 domain-containing protein, whose translation MKKPAPVVVDVPEDDSPSWGKVGTIAIIGFVVGVAWPRLTGVKLGPSAPSESTQAAAGSSQRAPEAPHEIPLSAQAPNTKPSASPSASASARPPSAPSVVSVNVGPGAVVSCKTSDGEARKGTKECGPSGFDAVAVPRLKNLGQCAAAANEKGKLSAVFTVDYGGGRMDMSLGKSSTVQNPEAFLGCMRTEFNGVVLKGLSHEHPRYVVAYGVTFEAPKDEPKADPGKTGDAKPNDGKAESGSAVVTWETALLRDAPKTGAVVVRLPRGTKVTIQSSRDGWFKVTCPEGEGWVYRGAIGK comes from the coding sequence ATGAAGAAGCCCGCTCCCGTCGTCGTCGACGTCCCCGAGGACGATTCCCCATCGTGGGGAAAGGTGGGCACGATCGCGATCATCGGCTTCGTGGTCGGTGTCGCGTGGCCTCGGCTCACCGGCGTGAAGCTCGGTCCGAGCGCTCCCTCCGAGTCGACCCAAGCTGCGGCGGGCTCGAGCCAGCGGGCGCCCGAAGCCCCCCACGAGATCCCCCTCTCGGCTCAAGCGCCCAACACCAAACCCTCTGCGAGCCCGAGCGCGTCGGCCTCGGCGCGGCCCCCATCTGCCCCGTCCGTGGTGTCGGTCAACGTCGGGCCGGGGGCGGTCGTCTCGTGCAAGACGAGCGACGGTGAAGCGCGCAAAGGGACGAAAGAGTGCGGCCCCTCGGGGTTCGACGCCGTCGCCGTGCCGCGCCTCAAGAACCTCGGCCAGTGCGCGGCCGCGGCCAACGAAAAGGGTAAGCTTTCCGCGGTGTTCACCGTCGACTACGGGGGAGGCCGCATGGACATGAGCCTCGGCAAATCGTCGACCGTGCAGAACCCCGAAGCGTTCCTCGGGTGCATGCGGACCGAGTTCAACGGGGTCGTCTTGAAGGGGCTCTCTCACGAGCACCCGCGGTACGTCGTCGCGTACGGGGTCACCTTCGAGGCCCCGAAGGACGAGCCCAAGGCCGACCCCGGCAAGACGGGGGACGCCAAGCCCAACGATGGAAAGGCCGAGTCCGGCTCGGCGGTCGTCACGTGGGAGACGGCCCTCTTGCGCGACGCTCCGAAGACCGGTGCGGTCGTCGTTCGCCTCCCTCGTGGCACCAAGGTGACGATCCAGTCGTCTCGCGACGGCTGGTTCAAGGTGACCTGCCCCGAAGGTGAGGGGTGGGTCTACAGGGGCGCGATCGGCAAGTAG